The nucleotide sequence TTTTCCCCATCGCAAAAGTACCTTGCTGCAGGTGACTCTTCTGGTAAGATCATCCTCTATGATcttgaaacaaaagaagtgAAGACATCCAGATGGTCATTCCACACAAGCAAAATCACTTCCATTGACTGGAGAAAACCAGCAGATGAAGATGCAGAGGAGGATCATGTGGTCACTGCTTCTTTAGATAcaaatattttcatttaCTCTGTCAAGAGACCAATGAAGGTGATCAAGCGTCTAAATGCCCACAAAGACGGTGTTTCTTCTGCGCTATGGGAAGACGATCACACCATTGTGAGCGCTGGTGTAGACGCTTTGATCAGAAGATGGAAAGTTGAATTTGCTTGAACATCTAGCACcaattatatatatatatatatatatatatcataaGTAGCTAGATTGTAGCTCTCAAAAATGATTGTACCacgaaacaaaaaataatgaaaataatacTGACAACAAGCAGCAGTTGCCAGGATTGCCATTAAGGCTCCACCATCGGTAGAAGGAGCTCGTTCCAGTTCCTGAATCATcatttctctctctcttgtaTCATCTTGTACGTTTTGATGTTTTATAACTTCATCGCCTTAAGTTTAGGCAATCTGTAAACAGCTTTTACTACAAAACATACAAATACACACGATTAATCGAAAATAAAGAGCTATAAAAGGCGGAAAGAGTGCCCAGTAAAACCACGAGAACATATTACagtaaataaaataatgGCAGCTGCTAccagaggaagaggaagaggaagaggtAAAAGAAGCTCGAGGTCTACCGGAAAACAACCTTCTTATAATATTGGTTCAGAGGATGTAGACGTGCAATACGACGACAAGGATGATGAATACGCAGGTTCAGCCAATGACGACGAGTACGATGATGACCAGGATGGTGACAATGATTTCGAAGGTACTTCCACTAGAGGAAGGCGTAAGGCCCACTCATCAACGCCAGTTCCAGTAGCACTACCTACTAGAGGCAGGCcaagcaaaagaaagagcGGAGACGATTTGAAAGACCCCAAGAGACAGAAACTCCCATACCCAGTGGATGAAAATGGCTCGCCATACCCAATTGTAAACGACGAATATGCGTTAccagaagacgaagaaggtGAGACGAAGATAACTAAGAATGGTGATCTTCTAGGCGGTCGACAATTCGTGGTCAGGACGTTTACCGTTGCATCTCGAGGCGAAACCAAATACATGCTTTCGACGGAGGCAGCTCGAGCAGTGGGGTTCAGGGACTCGTActtgttctttcaataCCACTCAAACCTCTACAAGCTAATCATATCCCAAACAGAGCGCGACGATTTGATCAAGCAGGGCGTATTGCCCGGCTCGAGCAGAAACCGGATCATTGCATTGGTAACTGCGAGAAGCGTGTTCCGGGAGTTCGGAGCCAAGATCATTGTAGATGGGAAAAACATCACTGACGACTACTACGCAACAAAACTACGTGCCTCAGGAACAGTGAAAGAAGGCACTCCTGCCAGAGAAACGTCCCACTCCAACGTGAACCAACACGCTGGTAGAACCAACAACGTACACGGAATTGATATCCCACACCAACTTTCGGTAAATCCTTCCAGAAACGCCGTGGAGTTCTTCGACAAGAGAAACCACAACATTCCTTCCACAAGCAACATCTCCTCCACCAACTGGTTGTACCACCATGCTGCTGCATGCAGCAGATTCAACAGCGACCTGTTTTATGACAGAGAACGTATTCTTCTTATCGAAAATTTGGGCATAAGAGACACATACACAAACGTGCTACACATACCGCAATCTACACAGCCTACAAAGGTAATCTCAATGCGCAAAGTGAAAGGCAATACAAACCAGGTGATGTATGAAACAAGAATCAAGTCGCTAGACTTGGCAAGACCGCACACTGGTCTCTCGGACGTGCCTGCTGCAATGTACGAAGATATTTTAGACAAAGATATAATAGCTGCCATCGAGGAGCAGAAAAACTTCGAGATGGGGCTCTAGATCGCGGAACAAGGGCAGGAACAAGGGCAAGAACAATGCTAAGGCCTGTGAGTGTCTTaagtatattatatataaatatatatatatgacGTATGTTGTACTATAAAAAATCCTGATAGACCGGGTAACGAAAAGAGCATCACGTGATCGGAGTTTTCAAGCAGAGAAcaatttattgaaattcCAGATTAGCACAAGAGTAATATAGCAAGTTTATAATAACTTTTAAGCTAGTTTTTGATTTGCCACCGATAAAAGGCGGAATAAAGGAGGTTATAGCGGCGAATACCAAGTGTAGTGTGGGAGCAAATCACGTTAATACTGTGAGATTGCCGTAAGGACAGGAAAAAAGCGGCGAATAGAGGATATTTGAGTGAAAAAATAGGACTTTATGCTTCATTTGGTGAAACCGGTAGTGCGGTTTAGCAGGTCATATGGAGTTGCTAGGAGCGCTTTGAGTGGACAGAGAGCGTTTGGTGGGCAGCATGCGGTACTGAGGGTTGGTTTAATGCGCAGTTTCCATCATGGGCGAGTGAACTGGCTTCAGAATCGGTTTGAGAGGGAGGCcaacgatgatgatgtgGAAAAGGTGAGGAAGGAAGTGTGGGAGTATATCGACGATttaaacaagaacaagagccTTGGGATGGAGGAGCGGAAGCGTAAAATTGAGGAGCAGTTGCAGAGATTGGAAGAAGCTGTGAAGAGGCAGCAGGAACAAAATGATGAGGGGAGTAAGAAGCAGcaaagaaatgaagaagaagaagaagaagaatcgaagcagcagcagcaacagaaaaagaaggatcAATCCCAATCGCGGTCCAATCCCAACTTCACTCCAAACGACCCCAACATGATGACGGTTAATATCAATATGTTCAAAATTGGGCTGACACTAACGATTTTGGCATACCTTTTGCATAGAGTGAATACGATGGAAGAGCAACGAGAAATTACATGGCAAGAGTTCCGCAATAAGCTCTTGGTTAAAGGTTACGTGTCGAAGTTGATTGTTATAAACAACAATTTGGTGAAAGTTGTGTTGAATGACAACGGGAAGAACCAACCCGAGAACATGGGCCACGATTTCTACTTCTTTACTATTGGTTCAGTTGAATCGTTCGAGCGtaaattgaagaagaccCAGGACGAATTGAATATTGCTGAAGACTTCAGAATTCCTGTTTTATACACAAGAGAGGGAAACTGGGTCAAGGTTGCATTCCAAATTTTGCCTACTGCTCTTTTAATCGCAGGTTTGATTTGGATCACTACCAAGGGCGCTTCTGCTGCAGGTGGTGGCCCTGGTGGGTTGTTCAATGTGCGTAAATCAAAGGCTAGAAGGTTCAATAAGGATACCGACGTCAAGGtcaatttcaaagatgTGGCCGGTTGTGATGAAGCAAAGGAAGAAATTATGGAATTTGTCAGCTTTTTGAAGGAGCCAGCCAGATATGAAAAAATGGGTGCCAAGATCCCCAGAGGTGCTATCTTATCTGGACCTCCAGGTACTGGTAAGACTCTATTAGCGAAGGCTACTGCTGGTGAAGCTGGCGTACCGTTCTACTCTGTGTCAGGTTCGGAATTTGTTGAAATGTTTGTCGGTGTTGGTGCATCAAGAGTCCGCGACTTGTTCAAGACAGCAAGGGAAAACGCGCCTGCaattatttttgttgatgaaatcGATGCAATCGGTAAGGCCAGACAAAAGGGTAACTTTTCTGGTGCCAACGACGAAAGAGAAAACACTTTGAACCAGCTTTTGGTCGAAATGGACGGGTTTACTACGGCCGATCACGTTGTCGTTTTGGCCGGTACTAATAGACCGGACGTGTTAGATCAAGCATTGATGAGACCAGGAAGATTCGATAGACATATCAACATCGACAGACCAGAACTAGCTGGCCGTAAAGAAATTTTCAAAGTGCATCTAAAGAAAATCACCCTTGCAGGTGATCTGGAAGACTTACAGAACAGACTAGCCACATTGACACCAGGGTTCTCAGGTGCTGATATTGCAAACGTCTGTAACGAAGCTGCATTGATCGCTGCTAGAAATGACTGCGACTCCGTGAAACTAGAGCACTTCGAACAGGCCATCGAGAGAGTCATTGGTggtgttgaaagaaagtcGAAACTACTTTCTCcccaagaaaagaaggtcGTTGCCTACCACGAAGCGGGACACGCCGTATGTGGCTGGCATCTAGAGTTTGCTGATCCATTACTAAAGGTCAGTATCATCCCTAGAGGACAAGGTGCTTTGGGTTACGCCCAATATCTACCAGGAGACGTGTATCTACTCTCAGAACAGCAGTTGAAGGACAGAATGACAATGGCCCTTGGTGGTCGTGTTTCGGAAGAACTTCACTTCCCAAGCGTCACATCGGGTGCCAGTGATGACTTCAAAAAGGTTACCCGTATGGCAACAGCAATGGTTACTGAATTGGGTATGAGCGACAAGATTGGCTGGATCAACTTCGCCAAGAAGAGCGAAAACGATCTAACGAAGCCATTCTCAGAGGAAACCGGTGCTATTGTTGATGCAGAGGTTTACCGTCTCGTCCAAGAATGCCACGATCGCTGCACCAAGctcttgaaggaaaaggcAGACGAAGTAGAGAAAATCGCCCAGCTATTGctggaaaaagaagtgcTAACAAGAGAAGACATGATTAGACTTCTAGGAAAACGTCCATTCCCAGAGCGTAATGACGCGTTCGACAAGTACTTAAATGAACGTGAAACGAAGAAAATCCgtgaacaagaagagaagagcGATGCAAAAAACAAGGATGACTCACATAAAGAGGAGAACAAGAACGATGAGAACGACAAgaacaataacaaaaacaaaaacaacgAAAAAAACGAGAACgacaaggacaaggacACTAACAATGATCCCAATGTGCTTTGAGTCACCCAAGTCATAATCATCTCCGAGATACAAAATCCaattaagaaaaaaaaaattaggTCGCAAGAAATGATTACTTTACCACTCGCACTTTCTATGTATGCAACACCGGACTGTATATAACATTACATGTAAATAGATGGACATCATTAAGCCAATGAAACGTATATCAAATATCAACAATGGTACGTACGTACGTACGTACGTGTTGCTTGGCAGATTAATAATTCGGCATATCGTAATTCCCGTTATATCACTCGGTTTTCGGTTACCATTTTAGGTCGGACATGACCGAATATGATAAAGCATGATTCAACTTATCAGCTGAATAAATGGAAGACCAAATGCAAGAAGGAATATAAGTTGACAAACACATCTCTAAAAAGTTGGTAAACACTCTATTGGTATAGCAAAATAGGAGTTGTATACTAGGTTGATTGGTATACCTTTGCATGGGATGGAAGCAAGCAAGTCCGGTTAGAGTTTTACACAAAGAATGAGTACTACCAATTCATGCGATGAGCATTCGAGACTACTGAGTCATGATGAATCAAActtagaagaagaataccACCAATATAATTTATCGCTACCAAAGGGGCCAATTCTCTACTCACTATGGATGGGAAGCTTTCTTGGGTCGATAGATTCGACTATTGTTGCTAATATCATGAACAGGGTTGCTGAAGAGTTTGAAGCTTCGGATAAGAAACAATGGATAGTGACAAGTTTCCTTTTAACCAATACTGCATTCCAGCCGTTGTATGGAAAACTTTCGGATTTAACTGGTAGAAAGACAGCATTGATGGTGGCCCACtcgtttttcttgattGGGTGTCTGTTTACTGCTTTGTCGAACAGTTTGACGCAATTTGCTGTATCTCGGGCTATTTGCGGGATGGGAGCTGGTGGGATCAGTGCGTTAAGCAGTATTACAGTGAGTGATATATGTACCGCTAAAGAAAGAGGTGTGTACCAGGGGTATGCCAATGTTGTTTTTGGGACTGGTTCGCTACTAGGGGGGCCTGTAGGAGGGTTTTTAATGGATACGTTTGGATGGAAATGTATATTTGCGATTCAAGTGCCATTGATCATGACGTGCATGTTTCTAGGGTATCGTAACGTGAACATCAAGTTGACGCACATCCCACCTCCTGGAGAACGACTCACttggaagaatttgaagcGGATTGATATTGGTGGGTCCCTTTCCCTTATTGGGACGATCTTTGGGGTCCTATGTTTAGCCTCGACGGACTTGAACAAACCAATGTTGGCCGTTTTGACCGTGGTATCTGGTGTAATTTTTGCCATGAATGAGCTATATTGGTCTGAGGAGCGCATTATTCCAATCCATCTATTATCCGGTACGTTTGGTATCACTTCATTGTTAACCATTTTCTCCTCATTCATTCAGTTTGGTGATGTTTTCAGGAACCCGGTATACCTACAATTAGTCCAAAACATTTCCCTCACGAGCACTGGTGGCTTTTTACTGTTTTCCAGTATTGCAGGTGCTACCTCCAGTCTCACTACGGGCTGGATACTAAGGCATACAAAACTGCCATTGGCAAAATGTTCTTACATGTTGATTACAATCGGGGTTTGCTTGCATTTTACCTCACTCTCCCTTGGGTATACTACCATCTCGCACCTCCAACCCAACCAAACGTCTTATGCGGATGCCGTGGACACTCTAAATGAAGCTGGGAATCATTACTGGTTCCAGGCTGGGCAATTTAGATGGAGAATATTTTATGTCATGGCCATGTTCATCAATTCATGGGGGTACGCTTCTCTACTCGTGTCAACGTTGGTTAGTATTGTGTTTACTATTCCTAGAAACCAGCAGGCAACTATAACAGGATGCTTCTACTTATGGAGATCCATAGGGACTGTTATTGGTGCAAGTACTGTGCTAACGATTTTCGAAACCTCAGTTTCTTCGAAGGTATACAAGTACTTGCACTCACAAGGTATGGATAAAGAATTCGATATCTTGATTCACGATACCAGCTACCTTAGATCGCATTTCAAGGGATCTCAATTAGCACATCTATTAGAGCTGTACAAGGATTCTTTTCTCATTTCATATTTGCCCACACTTACAGCCAGTGTCATTGCCCTCGTCATTGCGTTTAGattgtttctttcattaGAGAGACATCCACACGACAAGGATGGACAGTTGTAAAACTTGACGGTTATGTTTATAAACTTATATATCATAttatatcatatcatatcatacCACATCATATATTTCTCTACAGATTTTCTGGTAGGATATAATCCAATGGGTCTTTGTTGGGGTTAAAGTTATTTAGAACGTCCCAATCAATGCCCACTCTCTCGCATTCCTCAATACAATCGTCACTAATAAATGCATCATACTGATACCCTAAGAAGCACATTATCATAGCATTGATCAGGTCCTGTGACAGAACCTGTCTGATCTTTAAGTGGAAGAGTCGTATTGcaaagctcatcgctttACATGCAACAGGAATCGGGACACCAGCGTATCCGGTACATAGCCCCGGAACAACCAGTTGTTCCGTACCAGATGGCGCATAGTGCAACGCATTCCAGGTAACATCAAATACAACCCTATAACCCGTATGCTGCGGATCAGGCCTGTCAAAGTCCGGAATCACAGGTGTCACCACTGTTGGTATATGCAAAAGATACTCAAAACCGTCTCGAGCAAATTGTTCCAAAGGAATCACCGTACAATTCCCAACAGGTACATATGAGTGCACAAGCTTGTATCGAACATACTTCTCGAAGGTAATGCCTCCAAAATGCCGCTGCAAAGCCAAATCAAACCCTCCACCTAAAAACCCAAACGAATTACCAGGTGACACAATTGATCTTCTAACTTTGGACCCCGTATCGAGAGTATCCAATGTACCATTATGAATAATAACATCCCCATTCTTTATCAGACCACCAAGACTCTTCCCCCAATGCCGTATCACCCTGGGATTGATGTCAATTAATAGGATCTTCATAGTCatttattgaaatatgACTAAATCTCGGTCTAATATAAGTTATATGCTATCTTATCGCCCAAAGGTTCAGAAATATTAGATCCAAAGGCTGAACCTGTAAATACAGTCAATTTACAATCGTTATCTATCAATACAACAATCTAAATACACTGCTACTGGTGCCAAAAGACTGCTATTCTCTTTCCATATTGTCTATCATGTTATATGACTGACTGAattttttcactttctttaAGGGCATGCACATATCGCATGGCTCATCGCACAAAATGTATCTATTGCTTCTCCAACAAGATCTTAAGTAGTTTTAGCTGCAAAAGAGAGTTCTAAACGTGCTATAAGAAGGCCAAAGTCAAAGTTTCGAGACTCTAGACTTATTGTACTAGCTTTTCCGCTACATCAAAGGTGAATTTAAGGtaaatttcaaagattttaCTCAATCCAGATTAAATAATTTGTGGATGAATAGCTCAGCCATTGCAAAGATGAAGATACCGATAGGTACTGCGAGCTCTGTGTTATCAAGAGTGAGTATGGCTGCTCCAGATAAGATTTTAGGGCTTACTGAGAAGTTTAATGTCGATCGTAACCCAAATAAGATCAACTTGACGGTGGGAATTTACAAAGATGAAGCAGGCATTGTCACTACATTCCCCAGCGTCTCACGAGCGCAAGCTATGTTAGATTCACACCTCGATTTGAACAACGATTTGTCATATCTTCCGATTACAGGATCCCAGGAGTATCAGAATAACGTGCTAAACTTTCTCTTTAGAGAGTCTAGCGATGGGAATGAACTTTTAGATGAGAACAGAATCACATTTGTGCAGACGTTGAGTGGGACTGGGGCGCTTGCGGTGGTTTCGAAGCTTCTTTCCACCTTTGTTTCCAAAACTGTGTGGATTCCGAACCCATCGTGGGCTAATCATGCCAATGTATTCAAATGGAATGGATTCAAGCAGATTAAGTACTACACCTACTATGAGAATGGAAAGTTGAATGTCGATAAGTGGCTAAGCGACTTACAATCGAGCTATACGGCGGAAAAGGATGATGAAAACTGGCCTCCGTGTATAGTTTTGCATGCATGCTGTCACAATCCTACAGGTGTTGATCCTACTTTAGAACAGTGGCAGCGTATTTTACCAGTTATTCACGACATGGGGATTATTCCAATTGTCGATATGGCATACCAGGGCATGGAGTCAGGAAACCTTGTCCAGGACGCATATTTGTTACGCATGTGTCTCGAGTACGAGTGGGAGAATGGATTGTACTTGTGCCAATCTTTTGCGAAGAACATGGGACTTTACGGTGAAAGAGTCGGTTCCTTAAGTGTCGTTGTACCTCCAAACCCTAAGGATCTAAAGGCTAGATTGGACtctcaattgaagaagattgtAAGAGGTATATACTCTTCGCCTCCAGGGTACGGTTCTCGTGTGGCAAATCTAGTGTTGAGCAACCCAGACTTGAAACGCCAATGGTTTGTGGATGTGAAAGCCATGTCTGATAGGCTTTGGGGCGTCCGCAATCTGATGCATGAACGACTAAACTGGCCAAACTTGGTGAATTTCGAGACTCAACACGGCATGTTCTACTACACGGGCCTAAGTCCACAACAGGTGCAGAAACTGCAAGATCAGTATGGCATCTATTTGACTCAGGATGGGAGAATGTCGCTCTCTGCAGTCAACGATGGGAACATTGACTATTTATGTAATTCATTACTAGATGTAGTGGAGTAACCGAGCGTGTGTTGGATCTctactattattacatTTTACATTCTATTTATTtgtatattaataataacataTGAATACTCATAGTATTAGGTAGATTaatttgtcttcttttaatgtttcttcttgccgaatagtttcttcaatttgcTGAATgttcccttcttcttttcagtGGGCACTCCGTTctgtttgtgtttgtgaGATGACGGGAAGTGGTGGTTATGATTAGAATGACTTTGAGACTCAGGCTCCTTTATTGGCCTTAGAGTGGCATTAGGGTTGTATGGTACTGGAGGAGTTGGAGCAGTTTCATACTGGCTGGATAGTTGGGTAGACCGACTTCCCTGTTGGCTGAACATCTGAGTTGCCGATTCGTCATCGGAATCAGAATCAGCGAATCTAGATTTGAAGCCAGGAATGTTGGAGGCTGGTCTTGGTTTGGCATACTCTCCaccagtagtagtattagTTGATGTGGGCGTCGATACATGTATGCTGCTACGAACTGGTGCCTTTTGTGGAGTGGAGTTCCTCGAGGACCTGCCATTGAATTGAGCAGATGGAGGTTGGAGTGGTTCTTGTAGTGGCTGGGTTTCAAACTGCTCCGGTTCCTGTCTTAGAGATAGATTACGGAATGCAAAGCTTGTAGGCGTTGGCCTTTGCTTTTCAAAACTGGAACGCTTTTGTGGTGGTTCTTTTGGATACAATGCACTGTTTTGCAGAGCTTTGGCGTTTACCGTAGGCTTTCCTATATTGCTTCTGGGTCTTGTGTCATTACGTGGCGATACAGGGGAATTTGTTTGTATAAATGAACGTCTATCGCCGTTCACTCTTTGAGCCATCATAGACTGAGGTCTTTGATTCCTCTTTAAAGATGGAGAATTCAATCTTTTCCCGCTGCCTGCAGATGCTGTTTCTCTCAGGTTTTCATGTGAAAGTTGAGCATTCAGTCTGGTGTTTTCCTTTGTAGTTAGGGACAGGTAAGCACCAGATGCATGTGCTGCCTGTGGATTCTTGAGGGCACTTTTTTTAGTCTTTTTCATGGCTGATTTAATAGGTGAAGGAGACTTTTCAAGAGGATTCTTTGGAAGATTGATGCTGTTATCATCTGCTACTCTTTGTAGTTCAGGGTTTGCAGATCTGATATATTGAGCCAGCGAGCTTTTATTGGTTCCTTCTATATCATCATCCGACTTTGGTGATTCGATAGTTTCTACAGTATCTTTTGCAGTTTCGGGCTGCTTGCCATTAGGTAGCTCGGTAGTGGTAGTTTCATTGACAACAGTAACTTCTTCcgttttgttattttctaCGCCCCCATTAATGACTGTCGAGGGGTGTTCAGTTACTGTGTCCTCAATCTTCTGACTTTCAGTTGGCTCTGGGAGTTCTTCTGAGTCTATAACTTCTGGCTTTGGTTCGTccttagcttcttctttgactTCTTGCTTTGGTTCTTCCTCAGATTCTTTCTTAGATTCATTCTGAACTTCAGTCGCTTCCTCTAACATAACATCTTCCACCGCTGGTTCTTCCTTAGGTTCTTCCTTAGGCTCTTCCTTAGGTTCTTCCTTAGGCTCTTCCTTAGGCTCTTCCTTAGGCTCTTCCTTAGGCTCTTCCTTAGGCTCTTCCTTAGGCTCTTCCTTAGGCTCTTCCTTAGGCTCTTCCTTAGGCTCTTCCTTAGGCTCTTCCTTAGGCTCTTCCTTAGGCTCTTCCTTTGGTTGCtcctttggttcttcctttggttcttcctttggttcttccttAGGTTCTTCCTTAGGTTCCTCTACTTGAGTGtcttcaagttttggatCTTCTTTAGGTTCTTCTACCTTAAcatcttcaagttttgGCTCCTCAAGTTTTGGCTCCTCAAGTTTTGGCTCCTCAAGTTTTGGCTCTTCGTTagcttcttcctttggCTCCTCGTTAGCTTCCTCGACCTTTGAAGGTTCAGGTTTCGACTCCTCGAGTTTTTGCTCCTCCTCGAGTTTTTGCTCCTCCTCTAGCTCTTCTGCCTCTTCTAAAACATCGTCGATGTTTGCTGgctcctcctcctcttcttcaacctCCTCTACTTCAGCTAGTTCTGTATCGGATACTGGAGCTACCGCCTCAGGCTCATCATTTAGCACTTCTGGTTCGGCTTCTTCATCTAACTCCGCCTCCACAAACTGATCGTCCGTAACAGATGTCTCCCTGATGGGTTCGTCCGAAAGAGCAGCACCTAACAAATCCTTCGTAGCAGGCTTCTCTGGGGTTTGTGGCGACTGGCTCCTTTTCGTGAAAGTAAGTGGCTTAACAACAAGTGACGAAGTACGCGaatccttcttctcctcaAGAGCAGAAACCTCCGTTAGCCTCCTCAACGGAGTCCCACTAGGCGTCTTGTTCCCAAACGAGTTCGACCGTAACGAACTCTGGCTTCTCTTCGACGATAGCGAGTGTCTTGGCCCAGTCATACCAGAACGCATCGAAGCAGAACGTCTGATACTATTCTTCCTTTCAGCCTCATACTCATCTTCTGGTACTTCAACCTTGATCAACCCATGACTACTAGGTATATATTTAGAAATCATCTTCGGTGTGCCTTTCGTTACATCCGCAGGCTTCAGACCATTGGGACCAGGCACATACTTCGCCTTCGCTTCCTTACCACCAAAATCATGGAAAACTCGCTCAGCTTCAGCCCGCGAACTAGCAGAGGACCCATTCGAAGGAGTCTTGCTCATCTTTTTCGTCATCGAACTCCTCCCTCCACTTTTTACCTTTGATCCGCTCTTCTCACTCGACGATTGCATGGACCCATATCGAGATGACCCACTGCTACTATGTCTCACCGAACTCTGGCGCGAAATAGGCTTCTTcgctgccgctgctgcGCCTCCCTGACTCTTATTAACCAACGAGTAACTCCGACCAGTAAAACTGTTATACCGAGGAATCTTATCCTTATCCACCACCTGTCCACCGATACTGTTCTGAGATGGAACAAGCGCTTTCCCTATAGTGTTAGCAGCAACAATAGCCCCGGGATCAATCTGTCTCGGCTCCCTTGACTTCCTAAAACGAAACATATCCTatattcaacaaaactCTCAAAATATAAAACCACTTAGCGACtgtttttttggcttcCAAAATAGCTTTTTCGACCCAATTTGATCCTTATGGCCTTGATCACCAACAAATTTACCCAAGAGTATTTACTTTGGTCAGCTAAAAGGGCCTTTAGGTGTGTATATTTGTCTTTGCTTTCGTTGTTTAAAAACTCTTGATGTAATTTGTCGAATGTTTACTGGAAATAAAGGCATGTtgcccttttttttttgattttttccAGTTTATTTATGGATTAGGAAATGAAACCGGGACGTCAACAAAGAGGGTCCAGTGGGCCGAAGCAAAGAGGAAAGCTACAGCGGTGGTGGTGTAGTGTAGCATAAGAAAGACTAAATAAAACAAGAGAGATTAAACTAgttatttatttaatttattAAAACTTTAAAATGTGATttgattattattttattttattttatatttttttcaaagacAAAGCGAGCGAGCGAGCACGAGCACGAGCACGAGCACGAGTACGAGCGCTAGCGCTACCGCGCTCGCGCATGCTCATGCgccttctttttattcATTGTTgtaatttattttttttgttttgttttgttttggttctGATGAGTTTTCTGCTAGCTagcttgcttgcttgcttgctgTATAAGAGAGTGAGTGcaataatgatgatatgGGGATGGATGCCGGTAGTATACTGGTACTAGTAGTTCTGTCTACTACTCCACGGTCACTGACTTGGCCAAGTTTCTTGGGAAATCAACGTCGATGCCGTTGTTGACTGCCAACCAGTAAGAGGTCAACTGCAATGGAATGATATTTAGTAGTCCTTGTAAACAGTCAACGGTACGTGGAACTTCAAGAGTGACCAAACTGCCGTtgctgttcttcttcttggcttcCCATACTTCGTCATTCTCGTTGCAGATGATGATTGGGTGGCCCTTTCTTGCAGTGACTTGCTCGATCGACGATAGCACCTTGGGGAACAACGAGTCCCTGGTACCAAACGCAATGATGGGCAAGTTCTCGTCCACTAGCGCTA is from Kluyveromyces marxianus DMKU3-1042 DNA, complete genome, chromosome 2 and encodes:
- the AAT1 gene encoding aspartate transaminase AAT1, with the translated sequence MNSSAIAKMKIPIGTASSVLSRVSMAAPDKILGLTEKFNVDRNPNKINLTVGIYKDEAGIVTTFPSVSRAQAMLDSHLDLNNDLSYLPITGSQEYQNNVLNFLFRESSDGNELLDENRITFVQTLSGTGALAVVSKLLSTFVSKTVWIPNPSWANHANVFKWNGFKQIKYYTYYENGKLNVDKWLSDLQSSYTAEKDDENWPPCIVLHACCHNPTGVDPTLEQWQRILPVIHDMGIIPIVDMAYQGMESGNLVQDAYLLRMCLEYEWENGLYLCQSFAKNMGLYGERVGSLSVVVPPNPKDLKARLDSQLKKIVRGIYSSPPGYGSRVANLVLSNPDLKRQWFVDVKAMSDRLWGVRNLMHERLNWPNLVNFETQHGMFYYTGLSPQQVQKLQDQYGIYLTQDGRMSLSAVNDGNIDYLCNSLLDVVE